From Cucumis melo cultivar AY chromosome 1, USDA_Cmelo_AY_1.0, whole genome shotgun sequence, a single genomic window includes:
- the LOC127148244 gene encoding uncharacterized protein LOC127148244: protein MEQRYQDMLQAALAPFLAAQQNQAAPAQAQAAPVQAQAVAPPAPEEAQPVPVQLSAEAKHLRDFRKYNPKTFDGSMDNPTKAQMWLTSIETIFRYMKCPEDQKVQCAVFFLEDRGTAWWETAERMLGGDVSKITWEQFKENFYAKFFSANVKHAKLQEFLNLEQGDMTVEQYDAEFDMLSRFAPNMVRDEAARTEKFVRGLRLDLQGIVRALRPATHADALRIALDLSLPERADASKAAGRGSALGQKRKVETQPDVAPQRTPRSGGVFQRHRRELAAAGRTLRELPACTTCGRVHGGRCLAGSGVCFRCRQPGHTADMCPRKPFETTPPQPSAAQQGRVFATTRQEAERAGTVVTGRGRGKGKGKLASDPK from the exons atggagcagcgttatcaggacatgctgcaagctgctttggcgcctttccttgccgcccagcagaaccaggccgcccctgctcaggcccaggccgcccctgttcaggctcaggccgtcgctcctccagcccctgaggaagctcaaccagtaccagttcaactgtcggccgaggcgaaacacttacgggatttcaggaagtataatcccaagacctttgacggatccatggacaaccccacaaaggcccaaatgtggttgacgtccatagagactattttccggtacatgaagtgcccagaagaccagaaggtgcagtgtgcagtcttcttcttggaggacaggggcaccgcctggtgggagaccgcggagagaatgctggggggcgatgtaagcaaaataacttgggagcagttcaaggagaacttttatgctaagttcttctccgccaatgtgaagcacgccaagctgcaagagttcctaaacttggagcaaggcgacatgacggtggagcagtacgacgccgagttcgatatgctgtcccgctttgctcccaatatggtaagggatgaggctgccaggacggagaaattcgttagaggactcaggctagaccttcagggcattgtcagagccctccgcccagccacgcatgctgatgcactacgtatagcactggatttgagcctgcctgagagagccgatgcgtctaaggctgccggcagagggtcagccttgggacagaagagaaaggttgagacgcagcctgacgtagcaccgcagcgaacaccgaggtcaggaggtgtcttccagagacaccgacgggagcttgcagcagccgggaggactctgagagagctacccgcttgtactacctgcgggagagtccacggaggtcgttgcttggctggaagtggagtttgcttcaggtgcagacagccggggcacaccgctgatatgtgtcctcggaaaccctttgagacgacaccgccccagccttctgcggcccagcaggggagagttttcgccactacccggcaggaggccgagcgagctggcactgtggtgacag gtagaggacgaggcaagggcaagggcaagctggcgagcgacccgaagtga